The following proteins are encoded in a genomic region of Ammospiza caudacuta isolate bAmmCau1 chromosome 3, bAmmCau1.pri, whole genome shotgun sequence:
- the SESN1 gene encoding sestrin-1 isoform X2: MVARPGRQHQELGIRIPRPLGHGPSRFIPEKETIQVGKEDAAMHTLFAESFATLGRLDNVTLVMVFHPQYLESFLKTQHYLLQMDGPLPLHYRHYIGIMAAARHQCSYLVNLHVNDFLHVGGDPKWLNGLENAPQKLQNLGELNKILAHRPWLITKEHIEQLLKTEENSWSLAELIHAVVLLTHYHSLASFTFGCGISPEIDCEGGHTFRPPSVSNYCICDITNGYHGVDDIHASPAASIPSTESVCEVEALMEKMKQLQECRDEEEASQEEMATRFEREKRESMFVCSSEDEESAATRDVSRHFEDTSYGYKDFSRHGMHVPTFRVQDYSWEDHGYSLVNRLYPDVGQLLDEKFHIAYNLTYNTMAMHKDVDTSMLRRAIWNYIHCMFGIRYDDYDYGEINQLLDRSFKVYIKTVVCTPEKTTKRMYDSFWRQFEHSEKVHVNLLLVEARMQAELLYALRAITRYMT; encoded by the exons GAACTTGGAATAAGAATTCCTAGACCACTGGGACACGGACCAAGCAGATTCATCCCTGAGAAGGAG ACAATTCAGGTGGGGAAGGAGGACGCCGCAATGCACACGCTGTTTGCAGAGTCTTTTGCCACGCTGGGCCGGCTGGACAACGTCACCTTGGTGATGGTTTTCCACCCGCAGTATCTGGAAAGCTTTCTCAAAACTCAGCACTATCTGCTGCAGATGGACGGCCCGCTCCCGCTGCACTACCGGCACTACATCGGCATCATG gCTGCAGCACGACATCAGTGCTCTTACCTTGTTAACCTCCACGTGAATGACTTTCTTCATGTTGGTGGAGACCCTAAATGGTTGAATGGTCTGGAAAATGCACCTcaaaaattgcaaaatttaGGAGAACTGAACAAAATATTGGCTCACCGACCCTGGCTTATCACCAAGGAACATATTGAG caactCCTGAAGACAGAAGAGAACAGCTGGTCCCTGGCAGAGCTGATCCATGCAGTCGTTCTCCTTACACACTACCACTCCCTTGCTTCCTTCACGTTTGGCTGTGGGATCAGCCCAGAGATCGACTGTGAAGGGGGTCACACCTTCAGGCCCCCCTCTGTCAGTAACTATTGCATCTGTGATATAACAAATGGTTACCACGGGGTGGATGATATCcatgccagcccagctgcaagCATTCCA TCCACAGAGTCTGTCTGTGAAGTTGAAGCTCTTATGGAGAAGatgaagcagctgcaggagtgCAGAGATGAAGAGGAAGCCAGCCAAGAAGAGATGGCCACACGTtttgaaagagagaagagagaaagcaTGTTTGTGTGCTCTTCAG AAGATGAAGAATCTGCAGCAACAAGAGATGTGTCTCGGCACTTTGAGGACACCAGCTATGGTTACAAAGACTTCTCCCGACACGGAATGCACGTGCCCACCTTTCGTGTTCAG GATTATTCCTGGGAAGATCATGGCTATTCCTTGGTTAATCGTCTTTATCCAGATGTGGGACAACTACTTGATGAGAAGTTCCATATTGCTTATAATCTGACTTACAACACAATGGCCATGCACAAAGATGTGGATACCTCAATGTTAAGACGAGCTATTTGGAACTATATTCATTGTATGTTTGGAATAAG ATACGATGATTATGACTATGGTGAAATCAATCAGTTGTTGGACCGCAGCTTTAAAGTTTATATCAAGACTGTGGTTTGCACTCCTGAAAAGACCACAAAAAGAATGTATGATAGCTTCTGGAGACAGTTTGAACACTCTGAGAAG GTCCATGTAAATTTGCTTCTGGTAGAAGCTCGGATGCAAGCCGAACTACTTTATGCTCTGAGAGCTATTACTCGCTATATGACCTGA
- the SESN1 gene encoding sestrin-1 isoform X3 codes for MHTLFAESFATLGRLDNVTLVMVFHPQYLESFLKTQHYLLQMDGPLPLHYRHYIGIMAAARHQCSYLVNLHVNDFLHVGGDPKWLNGLENAPQKLQNLGELNKILAHRPWLITKEHIEQLLKTEENSWSLAELIHAVVLLTHYHSLASFTFGCGISPEIDCEGGHTFRPPSVSNYCICDITNGYHGVDDIHASPAASIPSTESVCEVEALMEKMKQLQECRDEEEASQEEMATRFEREKRESMFVCSSEDEESAATRDVSRHFEDTSYGYKDFSRHGMHVPTFRVQDYSWEDHGYSLVNRLYPDVGQLLDEKFHIAYNLTYNTMAMHKDVDTSMLRRAIWNYIHCMFGIRYDDYDYGEINQLLDRSFKVYIKTVVCTPEKTTKRMYDSFWRQFEHSEKVHVNLLLVEARMQAELLYALRAITRYMT; via the exons ATGCACACGCTGTTTGCAGAGTCTTTTGCCACGCTGGGCCGGCTGGACAACGTCACCTTGGTGATGGTTTTCCACCCGCAGTATCTGGAAAGCTTTCTCAAAACTCAGCACTATCTGCTGCAGATGGACGGCCCGCTCCCGCTGCACTACCGGCACTACATCGGCATCATG gCTGCAGCACGACATCAGTGCTCTTACCTTGTTAACCTCCACGTGAATGACTTTCTTCATGTTGGTGGAGACCCTAAATGGTTGAATGGTCTGGAAAATGCACCTcaaaaattgcaaaatttaGGAGAACTGAACAAAATATTGGCTCACCGACCCTGGCTTATCACCAAGGAACATATTGAG caactCCTGAAGACAGAAGAGAACAGCTGGTCCCTGGCAGAGCTGATCCATGCAGTCGTTCTCCTTACACACTACCACTCCCTTGCTTCCTTCACGTTTGGCTGTGGGATCAGCCCAGAGATCGACTGTGAAGGGGGTCACACCTTCAGGCCCCCCTCTGTCAGTAACTATTGCATCTGTGATATAACAAATGGTTACCACGGGGTGGATGATATCcatgccagcccagctgcaagCATTCCA TCCACAGAGTCTGTCTGTGAAGTTGAAGCTCTTATGGAGAAGatgaagcagctgcaggagtgCAGAGATGAAGAGGAAGCCAGCCAAGAAGAGATGGCCACACGTtttgaaagagagaagagagaaagcaTGTTTGTGTGCTCTTCAG AAGATGAAGAATCTGCAGCAACAAGAGATGTGTCTCGGCACTTTGAGGACACCAGCTATGGTTACAAAGACTTCTCCCGACACGGAATGCACGTGCCCACCTTTCGTGTTCAG GATTATTCCTGGGAAGATCATGGCTATTCCTTGGTTAATCGTCTTTATCCAGATGTGGGACAACTACTTGATGAGAAGTTCCATATTGCTTATAATCTGACTTACAACACAATGGCCATGCACAAAGATGTGGATACCTCAATGTTAAGACGAGCTATTTGGAACTATATTCATTGTATGTTTGGAATAAG ATACGATGATTATGACTATGGTGAAATCAATCAGTTGTTGGACCGCAGCTTTAAAGTTTATATCAAGACTGTGGTTTGCACTCCTGAAAAGACCACAAAAAGAATGTATGATAGCTTCTGGAGACAGTTTGAACACTCTGAGAAG GTCCATGTAAATTTGCTTCTGGTAGAAGCTCGGATGCAAGCCGAACTACTTTATGCTCTGAGAGCTATTACTCGCTATATGACCTGA